The following are encoded in a window of Leptospiraceae bacterium genomic DNA:
- a CDS encoding Rpn family recombination-promoting nuclease/putative transposase codes for MRFADPKNDVAFRKIFGNEAKKVILISFLNSVLSLEGDRKIIDLEFRNTFQLPRITGLKSSVIDVKVKDQAGTTYIVEMQLSEVSGFDKRVQYYVSKEYASQIEKGDEYSKLTPVVFIGILEFEYFDGHNYLTRHLILNKETGKNELKDINFNFIELPKFKKELKECKTLTDKWIYFIKNAKSLDVIPPDVNDEGLKEAYTESDRHNWTKDELDSYDYFLMREQDERGKVELAEKRAEEKKVFEIARNGLREKLPIEVISKLTGLSIEEIKSLQ; via the coding sequence ATGAGATTTGCTGACCCCAAAAACGATGTAGCCTTCCGAAAAATCTTTGGAAATGAAGCCAAAAAAGTTATTCTTATCTCTTTCTTAAATTCAGTTTTGAGTCTAGAAGGAGATAGGAAAATTATAGACTTAGAATTTCGTAATACTTTCCAACTTCCGAGAATTACAGGACTTAAATCTTCTGTTATTGATGTAAAAGTAAAAGACCAAGCTGGAACAACTTATATAGTTGAGATGCAGTTAAGCGAAGTTTCAGGCTTTGATAAAAGAGTTCAATATTATGTTTCAAAAGAATATGCATCACAAATAGAAAAAGGGGATGAATACTCAAAATTAACTCCAGTCGTTTTTATAGGAATTCTAGAATTTGAATACTTTGATGGTCATAACTATTTAACTCGTCATTTAATTTTAAACAAGGAGACGGGTAAAAATGAATTAAAAGATATTAATTTTAACTTCATCGAATTACCTAAATTTAAGAAAGAATTAAAAGAATGTAAAACACTAACAGATAAGTGGATTTATTTTATCAAAAACGCTAAGAGTTTAGATGTAATTCCGCCTGACGTTAATGATGAAGGATTAAAAGAGGCATACACTGAATCAGATAGACATAACTGGACTAAAGATGAATTAGACAGTTATGATTATTTCCTTATGCGTGAACAAGATGAAAGAGGAAAAGTGGAATTAGCCGAAAAGAGAGCAGAGGAAAAAAAAGTATTTGAAATAGCAAGGAATGGATTGCGCGAAAAATTGCCAATTGAAGTTATTTCTAAGTTAACCGGATTATCAATTGAGGAAATTAAAAGTTTACAATAA
- a CDS encoding N-6 DNA methylase, which translates to MGMFQKSVLDKYLKEMDKNLIKSSYERFKAVFCHAETIKNIEASKEEQYQEGFLTALFVNCLGYTINPNPFFNLTTEYKNIADNRKADGAIIKDEKPIGVIELKGTDTVDLKKVEKQGFEYRYAHPTCKYVITSNFRELRLYVDTSEIYEEFTLFNMEYTDFERLYLLLSKNNIYDDKPLKIKNDSKLIEEDISDKLYKDYHRFKMNIFNSMVKNNPSINKVELLKKSQKLLDRILFIFFAEDRGLLSPNTISTIINENKEQANIGREEPLYNTYKIYFKHIDKGNPKLGISEYNGGLFASDELLDNLIIDDSVLKEDALKISSYDFSSDIDVNILGHIFENSLNDIDEMHAEVTGAEFDKSKTKRKKDGVFYTPSYITKYIVENTIGVLCEEKKKELGLIDITLDTSKDYKRLSKDKQLLLDNLHKYREYVSSLKILDPACGSGAFLNQALEFLIEEHRFIDLYRRPLEGDALGYYDVRSSILENNLYGVDINEESVELARLSLWLRTAERGRKLNDLSKNIKCGNSLIDDKSVAGDLAFKWEEKFPEVMANGGFDVVIGNPPYGILIDDVFQEHYSNNFPLTRYKTNLYILFIERMFQLFDKGCFSFIIPKSLLFNTYYSDIRKFILSNSRIKEIFALTEKIFEDAEVGGSLIITFIISKGFKEDNSIKLISTDTYEKFLQNKCIINIVPQDTFLKTPNHEIAIVSSDKNSILEKLSKFKSVSDFYLLKNGLNPGNIKHILISREKKSEKYKKIIWGKDISKFFIEWSGDFINYDNSIADTITINDIKSKEGMNKQTKIDFALRNPEIFENEKVLVRKTGDSLIATIDSSNFYYDTLVHGILLKTENYSLKYLLVVLNSKPATEFYRLLHDIKDKVFAKISLDNLGQFPIPEISSEEQLPFIEKADKMLLLNKTFQEKKTEFIEWVKSEFAVTEISNKLDSFYELDFDELKKELKKKMPKEKELGPKEIGSLKKYYEEYKTELVSLDNEINQTDLAINEMVYKLYDLTKEEKDIIKGIGN; encoded by the coding sequence TTGGGAATGTTTCAAAAGTCAGTTTTAGATAAATATCTGAAAGAAATGGATAAGAATTTAATAAAGAGTTCTTATGAAAGGTTCAAAGCAGTTTTCTGTCATGCAGAAACTATTAAAAATATTGAAGCCTCAAAGGAAGAACAATACCAAGAAGGATTTCTAACTGCACTTTTTGTAAATTGTCTTGGATACACAATAAATCCCAATCCTTTCTTTAATCTTACAACGGAATACAAAAACATAGCGGATAATCGCAAAGCAGACGGTGCTATCATTAAAGATGAAAAACCTATCGGAGTCATAGAATTAAAAGGAACTGATACTGTTGATCTGAAAAAAGTAGAGAAACAAGGTTTTGAATATCGTTATGCCCATCCGACTTGTAAGTATGTAATCACTTCTAATTTTAGAGAATTACGCTTGTATGTCGATACTTCGGAAATCTATGAAGAGTTTACATTGTTTAACATGGAATATACTGATTTTGAGAGATTGTATCTTTTACTCTCAAAGAATAACATTTACGATGATAAGCCGCTCAAAATAAAAAATGATTCAAAGTTAATAGAAGAAGATATTTCCGACAAACTTTATAAAGACTATCATCGTTTTAAAATGAATATTTTTAATAGCATGGTAAAAAATAATCCATCTATTAACAAAGTGGAACTATTAAAAAAATCTCAAAAACTTTTAGATAGAATTCTTTTTATTTTCTTTGCTGAGGATAGAGGACTGTTATCCCCCAATACAATTTCTACTATAATAAATGAAAATAAAGAACAAGCAAATATTGGAAGAGAAGAACCGTTATACAATACTTATAAAATATATTTTAAGCATATAGACAAAGGAAATCCTAAACTAGGGATATCTGAGTATAACGGTGGTTTGTTTGCATCAGATGAACTTTTAGATAATTTAATTATTGATGATTCGGTTTTAAAAGAAGATGCACTCAAAATTTCATCGTATGATTTTAGTTCAGATATTGATGTAAATATTTTAGGACATATATTTGAAAATTCTTTGAATGACATTGATGAAATGCACGCAGAGGTAACAGGTGCAGAATTTGATAAATCTAAAACCAAACGTAAAAAAGACGGAGTATTTTATACACCAAGTTATATTACCAAATATATAGTTGAAAATACAATAGGTGTATTGTGTGAAGAAAAAAAGAAAGAATTGGGTTTAATAGATATTACCCTCGATACAAGCAAGGACTATAAACGACTTTCTAAAGATAAACAATTGCTTTTAGATAACCTTCATAAATATAGAGAGTATGTTTCTAGTTTAAAAATTTTAGACCCAGCTTGCGGAAGTGGTGCTTTTTTAAACCAAGCATTAGAATTTTTGATTGAAGAACATAGATTTATTGACTTATATAGACGACCTCTCGAAGGAGATGCTCTCGGCTATTATGATGTTCGCTCATCCATTTTAGAAAACAATCTTTACGGTGTAGATATAAATGAAGAGTCTGTTGAGTTGGCTCGTCTTTCTCTTTGGCTTCGCACTGCCGAACGTGGAAGAAAATTAAATGATCTTTCTAAAAACATTAAATGCGGCAACTCATTAATAGACGACAAATCCGTAGCTGGTGATCTCGCGTTTAAATGGGAAGAAAAATTTCCAGAGGTAATGGCTAACGGTGGTTTTGATGTAGTAATTGGAAACCCGCCTTATGGAATATTGATTGACGACGTTTTTCAGGAACACTATAGTAATAATTTTCCTTTAACAAGATATAAAACGAATTTGTATATTCTTTTTATTGAAAGGATGTTTCAATTATTTGATAAGGGTTGTTTCTCTTTTATTATTCCTAAGTCCCTATTGTTTAATACGTATTATTCTGATATTAGAAAATTTATTTTAAGCAATTCAAGAATAAAAGAAATTTTTGCACTTACAGAAAAAATATTCGAAGATGCAGAAGTTGGCGGTAGTTTAATTATTACTTTTATTATTTCCAAAGGTTTTAAAGAAGATAATAGTATTAAGTTAATCTCTACCGATACTTATGAAAAATTTCTTCAAAATAAATGCATAATTAATATTGTTCCTCAAGATACTTTTCTTAAAACTCCAAATCATGAAATCGCCATTGTGTCTTCAGATAAAAATTCCATTTTAGAAAAATTGTCTAAATTCAAATCAGTCAGCGATTTCTACTTATTGAAAAATGGTTTGAATCCAGGAAACATAAAACATATTTTAATTTCGAGAGAGAAGAAATCAGAGAAGTATAAAAAGATTATTTGGGGGAAGGATATTTCAAAATTTTTCATTGAGTGGTCTGGGGACTTTATCAATTATGATAATTCAATTGCAGATACTATTACTATTAATGATATAAAATCGAAGGAAGGTATGAATAAGCAAACTAAAATTGATTTCGCTCTCAGGAATCCTGAAATTTTTGAGAATGAAAAAGTGTTAGTTAGAAAAACAGGAGACTCATTGATTGCTACAATAGATTCTAGTAATTTTTATTACGACACATTAGTTCATGGAATATTATTGAAAACTGAAAATTACTCGTTAAAATATTTACTTGTAGTTTTAAATTCCAAACCAGCAACGGAATTTTACAGACTGTTACATGATATAAAAGATAAAGTTTTTGCTAAAATTAGTTTGGATAATTTAGGGCAATTCCCAATTCCCGAAATATCCTCCGAAGAGCAACTCCCTTTTATAGAAAAAGCGGATAAGATGCTTCTTCTAAATAAAACATTTCAAGAGAAGAAAACAGAATTTATTGAGTGGGTTAAATCAGAGTTTGCCGTAACTGAAATATCAAATAAACTAGATAGCTTTTATGAATTAGATTTTGACGAATTAAAAAAAGAACTAAAAAAGAAAATGCCAAAAGAAAAAGAACTGGGTCCAAAAGAGATTGGAAGTCTAAAGAAATACTATGAGGAATACAAAACTGAATTAGTATCATTAGACAATGAAATTAATCAAACTGACTTAGCAATAAACGAAATGGTTTATAAATTGTATGATCTAACAAAAGAAGAGAAAGATATTATTAAAGGAATTGGAAATTAG